From a single Rodentibacter sp. JRC1 genomic region:
- the truA gene encoding tRNA pseudouridine(38-40) synthase TruA has translation MKIALGIEYNGQHYFGWQRQDRVKSVQGELEKALSFVANERIDIFCAGRTDSGVHGTGQVVHFETNVVRPEKAWEFGTNANLPDDIAVKWAKVVDDEFHARFSATARRYRYLLYCNKLRSAILPAGITHCHLELDDKKMHQAGQFLLGEHDFSAFRAAQCQSNTPWRNIHHLNVVRKGEYIIVDIQANAFVHHMVRNIVGSLIEVGAGNQPVEWLKWLLEQKDRKLAAPTAKPDGLYLVNVIYPKKFAIPQSKLGPLFLEDALI, from the coding sequence ATGAAAATTGCTTTAGGTATTGAATATAACGGGCAGCATTATTTTGGTTGGCAACGACAAGACAGAGTGAAGAGCGTACAAGGTGAATTGGAAAAGGCGTTATCTTTTGTTGCAAATGAAAGGATTGATATTTTTTGCGCAGGGAGAACCGATTCCGGTGTGCATGGTACAGGGCAAGTCGTTCATTTTGAAACGAATGTAGTCCGTCCTGAAAAAGCATGGGAGTTCGGCACGAATGCCAATTTGCCTGATGATATTGCGGTGAAATGGGCGAAAGTTGTTGATGATGAATTTCATGCTCGTTTTTCTGCAACGGCTCGTCGTTATCGCTACCTTTTATATTGCAATAAGTTACGTTCCGCTATCTTGCCGGCAGGTATAACCCATTGTCATTTAGAATTGGATGATAAAAAAATGCATCAAGCAGGACAATTTTTACTCGGGGAACATGATTTTTCCGCTTTCCGAGCGGCACAATGTCAATCCAATACACCTTGGAGAAATATTCATCACTTAAATGTGGTGCGAAAAGGAGAATATATTATCGTTGATATTCAGGCGAATGCTTTTGTGCACCATATGGTGCGTAATATTGTGGGGAGTCTGATTGAAGTCGGTGCAGGTAATCAACCTGTTGAATGGCTAAAATGGTTATTGGAACAAAAGGATCGTAAACTTGCCGCACCAACGGCAAAACCTGATGGATTGTATTTGGTGAACGTGATTTATCCTAAAAAATTTGCTATTCCTCAATCTAAATTAGGGCCGCTTTTCCTTGAGGATGCGCTTATTTAA
- a CDS encoding IS3 family transposase, whose translation MSFAELEQTFHDYVRYYNNGRIQVKLKGLSLYSTEPTP comes from the coding sequence ATCAGTTTTGCTGAGCTTGAGCAAACCTTTCACGACTATGTTCGTTACTATAATAATGGGCGTATTCAAGTGAAATTAAAAGGATTGAGTCTGTACAGTACAGAACCCACTCCTTGA